A region from the Rhodothermus sp. genome encodes:
- the ppdK gene encoding pyruvate, phosphate dikinase: MSTKKYVYRFGGGQAEGNKDMRDLLGGKGANLAEMSAIGLPVPPGFTITTEACAYFHEHGGKWPAGLEEQVREGIRHIEQLMGARFGDPERPLLVSVRSGAAISMPGMMDTVLNLGINDQVVEGLARRTNNERFAYDAYRRFIDMFGDVVMGVKHAYFEEVLDGLKREKGVTEDTELDAEALKELVRRYKEVYRQHTGSLFPEDPYEQLYKAINAVFESWNSERAVKYRQIHKIRGLLGTAVNVQAMVFGNMGERSGTGVCFTRNPATGANELYGEFLINAQGEDVVAGIRTPKSIAELKQLMPDVYEELLRLARLLERHYKNMQDIEFTVQEGRLFILQTRNGKRTGVAAVKIAVDMVDEGLVDPKTAVRDLVDPEHLDQLLHPRFKDESAYKDRVIGRGLPASPGAAVGQVVFTAEEAEAWKAQGKRVILVRVETSPEDVGGMHAAEGILTSRGGMTSHAAVVARGWGKPCVAGCSDIVIDYRTKTFRAGAVVVKEGDWISINGSTGEVILGKEELVEPSLSGDFARFMEWVDTFRTLGVRTNADTPQDARKAVAFGAEGIGLCRTEHMFFEGDRILAMREMILASTLEERKAALAKLLPYQKEDFRGIFRAMAGKPVTIRLLDPPLHEFLPHDEKEQQELAEALGIPVETVQAKVEALKEFNPMLGHRGCRLGITYPEITEMQTRAILEAAVELKQEGVEVHPEIMVPLVGTREELEHQRQVIEATAEKVFQEKGERVEYLVGTMIEVPRAALIADQIAEVAEFFSFGTNDLTQLTFGYSRDDAGKFLPYYLEHKILQDDPFQTLDQEGVGQLVQMGTERGRATRPSLKVGICGEHGGDPASVAFCYEVGLDYVSCSPFRVPIARLAAAQAHLRAEARKEKAMAEAEAASGA; the protein is encoded by the coding sequence ATGAGCACGAAAAAGTATGTGTACCGCTTTGGCGGCGGGCAGGCTGAAGGCAACAAAGACATGCGCGATCTGCTGGGGGGCAAAGGGGCTAACCTGGCCGAAATGAGTGCCATTGGCCTGCCGGTACCACCGGGCTTTACCATTACCACCGAGGCCTGCGCGTATTTCCATGAGCATGGCGGCAAGTGGCCGGCAGGCCTGGAGGAACAGGTGCGCGAAGGCATCCGGCACATCGAGCAGCTCATGGGCGCACGCTTCGGCGACCCGGAGCGTCCGTTGCTGGTTTCGGTACGTAGTGGTGCAGCCATCTCGATGCCCGGCATGATGGACACCGTGTTGAATCTGGGCATCAACGACCAGGTCGTCGAAGGACTTGCCCGACGCACCAACAACGAGCGCTTCGCCTACGACGCCTATCGCCGCTTTATCGACATGTTTGGCGATGTGGTGATGGGCGTCAAACACGCCTACTTCGAGGAAGTACTCGACGGGCTCAAAAGGGAAAAGGGCGTTACCGAAGACACCGAGCTGGATGCGGAAGCGCTGAAAGAACTGGTACGTCGCTACAAGGAGGTCTATCGGCAGCACACCGGCTCGCTCTTCCCCGAAGATCCATACGAGCAGCTCTACAAGGCCATCAATGCCGTTTTCGAGTCGTGGAACAGCGAACGGGCTGTCAAATACCGTCAGATTCACAAGATTCGCGGCCTGCTCGGCACAGCTGTCAACGTGCAGGCAATGGTTTTTGGCAACATGGGCGAGCGGAGCGGTACGGGCGTATGCTTTACGCGCAACCCGGCCACTGGTGCAAATGAGCTCTACGGCGAATTCCTGATCAACGCGCAGGGAGAAGACGTGGTGGCCGGTATCCGCACGCCCAAGAGCATTGCTGAGTTGAAGCAGCTCATGCCGGACGTGTACGAGGAGCTGCTGCGGCTGGCCCGCCTGCTGGAGCGCCACTACAAGAACATGCAGGATATTGAGTTTACGGTTCAGGAAGGCCGACTCTTCATTCTCCAGACGCGCAACGGTAAGCGGACAGGCGTAGCAGCCGTCAAGATTGCCGTCGATATGGTCGATGAGGGACTGGTGGACCCCAAGACGGCTGTGCGCGATCTGGTCGATCCGGAGCATCTGGACCAGCTTCTGCATCCGCGCTTCAAGGACGAAAGTGCCTACAAGGATCGCGTTATCGGACGCGGCCTGCCGGCTTCGCCGGGCGCTGCCGTCGGCCAGGTTGTCTTTACAGCCGAAGAGGCCGAGGCCTGGAAAGCGCAGGGTAAACGCGTGATTCTGGTCCGTGTGGAGACCAGTCCGGAGGACGTCGGCGGCATGCATGCCGCCGAGGGCATCTTGACTTCACGTGGCGGCATGACCTCCCATGCGGCCGTCGTAGCACGCGGCTGGGGCAAGCCCTGCGTGGCCGGCTGCAGCGACATCGTGATCGACTACAGGACGAAGACCTTCCGGGCGGGCGCGGTGGTCGTCAAGGAAGGCGACTGGATCTCAATCAATGGCTCCACCGGCGAAGTCATCCTTGGCAAGGAGGAACTGGTGGAACCCTCGCTTTCGGGCGACTTTGCCCGCTTCATGGAATGGGTCGATACGTTCCGGACGCTGGGCGTGCGCACGAATGCCGATACGCCCCAGGATGCGCGTAAGGCGGTGGCGTTCGGCGCCGAAGGGATTGGCCTGTGCCGCACCGAACACATGTTCTTCGAGGGCGACCGGATCCTGGCCATGCGAGAAATGATCCTGGCCTCGACGCTCGAAGAACGAAAAGCGGCGCTGGCCAAGCTCCTACCCTATCAGAAGGAAGACTTCCGGGGCATCTTTCGCGCAATGGCCGGCAAACCAGTCACCATCCGGCTGCTGGACCCGCCGCTGCACGAGTTCCTGCCGCACGACGAGAAAGAGCAGCAGGAGCTGGCCGAGGCGCTGGGCATTCCGGTCGAAACCGTGCAGGCCAAAGTAGAGGCGCTGAAGGAATTCAATCCGATGCTGGGCCATCGCGGCTGTCGGCTGGGTATTACCTATCCGGAGATCACCGAAATGCAGACGCGGGCGATCCTGGAAGCAGCCGTCGAACTGAAGCAGGAAGGCGTCGAGGTACATCCCGAGATCATGGTACCGCTGGTAGGTACGCGCGAGGAACTCGAGCACCAACGCCAGGTGATCGAGGCCACGGCCGAAAAGGTCTTCCAGGAAAAAGGCGAGCGGGTTGAATACCTGGTAGGCACGATGATCGAAGTGCCACGGGCCGCGCTGATCGCCGATCAGATTGCTGAGGTGGCCGAGTTCTTCTCGTTCGGTACAAACGACCTGACGCAGCTCACCTTCGGCTACAGCCGCGACGACGCCGGCAAATTCCTGCCCTACTACCTGGAGCACAAGATCTTGCAGGACGATCCGTTCCAGACGCTCGACCAGGAAGGCGTCGGTCAGCTGGTACAGATGGGCACCGAACGCGGCCGGGCCACGCGGCCTTCCCTGAAGGTGGGCATCTGCGGGGAGCACGGCGGCGACCCTGCTTCTGTAGCTTTCTGCTACGAAGTCGGGCTCGACTACGTCTCGTGCTCGCCCTTCCGCGTACCAATCGCCCGCCTGGCAGCTGCCCAGGCCCACCTGCGAGCTGAAGCACGCAAAGAAAAAGCAATGGCTGAAGCGGAAGCTGCCAGCGGAGCTTGA
- the argB gene encoding acetylglutamate kinase codes for MAPTAVRPMNSQPVVVKIGGALLEASETLEVFWQGIARLHRQTPVVVVHGGGPQATALAHRLGHRPRIVQGRRVTTTLDLQILQWTLRGELNLRLVAAALRHGLPAVGLAAADGGMLRVRRRPPWTIGDETVDFGFVGDVERVEPALLQHLLAGGYVPVVAPLGIDDAGQLYNVNADTVACALAEALQARAFLLVTETGGVRRDPGNPASLLPCCNRTTFEAGLREGWIGGGMRVKLEVAFQALDRGIPEVYILAPDDLLMRRQATRVR; via the coding sequence ATGGCACCTACCGCCGTTCGACCGATGAACAGCCAGCCCGTCGTCGTCAAAATTGGAGGAGCCCTCCTCGAAGCATCTGAAACCCTGGAAGTCTTCTGGCAGGGCATCGCCAGACTACACCGGCAGACCCCTGTGGTGGTCGTACACGGTGGGGGTCCTCAGGCCACGGCGCTGGCCCATCGGCTGGGTCATCGGCCGCGCATCGTGCAGGGACGCCGCGTCACCACTACCCTGGACCTGCAGATCCTGCAGTGGACGCTACGCGGAGAACTGAACCTGCGTCTGGTGGCTGCCGCCCTGCGCCATGGCCTGCCGGCCGTTGGACTCGCCGCGGCCGATGGCGGTATGCTTCGGGTACGTCGCCGTCCTCCCTGGACTATTGGCGACGAAACGGTGGATTTTGGCTTTGTCGGCGATGTGGAGCGGGTCGAGCCGGCCTTGTTGCAGCACCTGCTGGCTGGAGGATATGTGCCGGTCGTAGCGCCCCTCGGCATTGACGACGCAGGACAGCTCTACAACGTGAATGCCGATACGGTAGCCTGCGCGTTGGCCGAAGCACTCCAGGCGCGTGCCTTTCTGCTCGTTACCGAGACCGGCGGGGTGCGCCGCGATCCGGGCAATCCCGCCAGCCTGCTGCCCTGCTGCAATCGTACCACTTTTGAAGCCGGTCTTCGCGAAGGCTGGATTGGCGGCGGCATGCGCGTCAAGCTGGAAGTCGCTTTTCAGGCGCTGGACCGGGGCATTCCCGAAGTCTATATCCTGGCGCCCGACGACCTGCTCATGCGTCGACAGGCAACGCGGGTAAGATAA
- a CDS encoding HAS-barrel domain-containing protein: MNPIGEVIESNTRQFVAEVHRNQSPPAFGSWVQVKQPEGWTLYGVVSHVEMGSVEPGRRPAALGLSRDVLRREMPQVLELIRTTFRAQVLAYEEANGRIHQTLPPYPADIHAFVEACPPEIVQRLGPPYDFLRTLVQNPDTAVPVDDLLVAVLRQIHNGHGERERAQALVEAGRVLSRLLRDDHERLQAILRRVV; the protein is encoded by the coding sequence ATGAACCCCATAGGAGAGGTTATCGAATCGAACACGCGCCAGTTTGTGGCCGAAGTGCACCGGAATCAATCGCCGCCAGCCTTTGGTAGCTGGGTACAGGTAAAACAGCCAGAAGGGTGGACTCTTTACGGCGTGGTCAGCCATGTCGAGATGGGCAGCGTAGAGCCTGGCCGGCGGCCGGCCGCACTGGGGCTGTCGCGTGATGTGCTGCGCCGTGAAATGCCTCAGGTACTGGAGCTGATTCGTACGACATTTCGGGCTCAGGTACTGGCCTACGAGGAGGCCAACGGACGTATTCACCAGACGTTGCCTCCCTACCCGGCCGATATCCATGCGTTTGTCGAGGCCTGTCCGCCTGAAATCGTTCAACGCCTGGGTCCCCCCTACGACTTTCTGCGCACGCTTGTGCAGAATCCCGACACGGCGGTCCCTGTCGACGATCTACTGGTAGCTGTACTTCGTCAGATTCACAACGGCCATGGTGAGAGGGAACGCGCGCAGGCTCTCGTCGAGGCCGGTCGCGTACTGAGTCGCCTGTTACGCGACGATCACGAGCGGTTGCAGGCCATCCTGCGTCGTGTAGTGTGA
- a CDS encoding glycerate kinase, whose amino-acid sequence MSGQMGRPDVVADAQVIFRAAVRGAQADVLLTQTPWTTWAPQRIDRYRQVVVVGMGKAAMVMAGMVEQLLGARIAAGVVVVPHGYPQMPPPHCPLPRRIEVLEAGHPVPDEASVQAARRILTLAENCEEADLLLVLISGGGSALCTDFAPPVTLADARQTFRLLLESGADIYQMNTVRKHLSRVGGGRLAKAAAPADVLALVISDVVGDDLSVIASGPTVPDPTTFAEAIAVLRRYDLWHRVPASVRACLEAGVTDPSLETPKPADPRFARVVTRLIGTNRRALEAAADEARQRGYSVRIVTDRLTGEAREVAPRLVAALREVREDRPVCLLWGGETTVTVRGQGRGGRNQELALAAALAMDGWDAQTVLLSGGTDGRDGPTDAAGAWATPETVVRARACGKDPQAYLANNDAYTFFEALDQLLFTGPTHTNVMDVQVGLRW is encoded by the coding sequence ATGAGTGGACAGATGGGCAGACCGGACGTCGTTGCTGATGCACAGGTCATCTTTCGAGCGGCTGTGCGCGGTGCGCAAGCCGATGTCTTACTGACGCAGACGCCGTGGACCACCTGGGCACCTCAGCGGATTGATCGCTATCGACAGGTGGTGGTGGTGGGCATGGGGAAAGCGGCGATGGTTATGGCGGGAATGGTCGAACAGCTGCTGGGAGCACGTATTGCAGCAGGGGTTGTAGTGGTTCCGCATGGCTATCCACAGATGCCTCCGCCACACTGTCCGTTGCCCCGGCGCATCGAGGTGCTGGAGGCCGGACATCCCGTACCGGACGAAGCCAGCGTGCAGGCGGCCCGGCGCATCTTGACGCTGGCCGAAAATTGTGAAGAAGCCGATCTGTTGCTGGTGCTCATTTCCGGCGGCGGTTCGGCCCTCTGCACCGATTTTGCACCACCGGTGACGCTGGCCGATGCCCGACAGACTTTCCGCCTACTGCTTGAAAGTGGGGCGGACATCTATCAGATGAACACGGTGCGGAAGCACCTGTCGCGCGTTGGGGGAGGCCGCCTGGCAAAGGCCGCCGCACCGGCCGACGTGCTGGCGCTGGTGATTTCTGACGTGGTAGGCGACGACCTGTCGGTGATTGCCAGTGGGCCGACGGTGCCGGACCCGACCACGTTTGCCGAAGCCATCGCGGTGCTCCGCCGCTATGATCTCTGGCATCGGGTGCCTGCCTCGGTGCGCGCGTGCCTGGAAGCGGGTGTTACTGATCCCTCGCTGGAGACGCCCAAGCCGGCCGATCCCCGGTTCGCCCGCGTCGTCACCCGACTGATCGGCACCAACCGCCGGGCACTGGAGGCGGCTGCCGACGAAGCCCGCCAGCGTGGCTATTCGGTGCGCATTGTAACAGACCGGTTGACCGGAGAGGCACGCGAGGTAGCGCCCCGCCTGGTGGCAGCGCTCCGAGAGGTTCGAGAAGATCGGCCGGTATGCCTGCTCTGGGGCGGCGAGACGACTGTCACGGTGCGAGGCCAGGGCCGCGGGGGACGCAATCAGGAGTTGGCACTGGCTGCGGCGCTGGCAATGGACGGCTGGGACGCGCAGACGGTGCTGCTGAGTGGCGGCACCGACGGCCGCGATGGCCCCACGGATGCGGCTGGCGCCTGGGCAACCCCCGAAACGGTTGTCCGTGCCCGCGCCTGCGGGAAAGATCCGCAGGCCTATCTTGCAAACAACGATGCCTATACCTTTTTTGAAGCGCTCGATCAGCTACTCTTTACCGGGCCCACGCACACGAACGTCATGGACGTGCAGGTCGGTCTGCGCTGGTAA
- a CDS encoding DASS family sodium-coupled anion symporter, with protein sequence MTRRQQLGFWLGPLVCLSFWLVPRPEALTEEAWRTAAVSLWMAVWWITEAIPIPATALLPIVLYPVLGIRTIGEATAPYAHPIIFLFMGGFLLAQAMQRWRLHRRLALHLIRRIGTRPARLVLGFLLTSALLSLWISNTATALMMLPIALSVLELLEEQAAEQPALRAFKAALVLSIAYGCNVGGMGTLIGTPPNALLAGFLNETYGYELSFAAWLPLGLPVAGMGLLLTYLLLVYGLFPQGRRLQVEAQQLLQAELKALGPLKAAERRVAWVFGITALLWITRPLLTQWLPGLSDAGIAMGAALVLFLLPAGEGQRLLDWQTARQLPWGILLLFGGGLSMADAISDTGLARWIGTQVEVLAGWPPLLMVLLATGLMVFLTEITSNTAVTAAFLPVLASAAVGLGQDPLLLAVPATLGASCAFMLPVATPPNAVVYSTGRISMTEMVRVGFWLNLIFIGLLTLLAFTLLPLVLGVQPGVVPLWAQP encoded by the coding sequence ATGACGCGCCGTCAACAACTGGGATTCTGGCTGGGACCGCTGGTCTGCCTGAGTTTCTGGTTGGTGCCTCGACCCGAGGCACTTACAGAGGAGGCCTGGCGTACAGCGGCCGTCAGTCTCTGGATGGCCGTCTGGTGGATTACCGAGGCGATTCCTATTCCGGCTACAGCGCTACTGCCGATCGTGCTGTATCCGGTGTTGGGGATCCGTACCATCGGAGAGGCGACCGCCCCGTATGCCCATCCTATCATCTTTCTGTTCATGGGCGGTTTTCTGCTGGCGCAGGCCATGCAGCGCTGGCGGTTGCATCGGCGTCTGGCGTTGCATCTGATCCGGCGTATTGGCACGCGGCCGGCGCGACTGGTACTGGGTTTTCTGTTGACCAGCGCTTTACTGAGCCTGTGGATCAGCAATACCGCCACAGCACTCATGATGCTACCGATAGCCCTGTCGGTGCTGGAGCTGCTCGAGGAGCAGGCAGCGGAACAGCCCGCTCTGCGGGCCTTCAAGGCGGCGCTGGTGCTCAGTATTGCCTACGGTTGCAACGTTGGCGGTATGGGAACGCTGATTGGCACGCCGCCCAATGCGCTCCTGGCGGGTTTTTTGAACGAGACCTACGGCTATGAACTGAGTTTTGCGGCCTGGCTGCCGCTGGGGCTTCCGGTTGCAGGGATGGGGTTGCTGCTAACTTACCTGCTGCTGGTTTACGGATTATTTCCGCAGGGGCGACGGTTGCAGGTGGAAGCGCAGCAACTGCTTCAGGCGGAGCTGAAAGCGCTGGGGCCGCTGAAGGCGGCCGAGCGTCGGGTGGCCTGGGTCTTTGGCATCACAGCGCTCTTGTGGATAACCCGTCCGCTACTGACCCAATGGTTGCCTGGTCTTTCAGATGCCGGTATTGCCATGGGGGCGGCCCTGGTGCTGTTTCTGCTGCCGGCCGGGGAGGGCCAGCGGTTGCTGGACTGGCAGACGGCCCGACAGCTTCCCTGGGGTATTCTGCTGCTTTTCGGGGGTGGACTCAGCATGGCCGATGCGATCAGCGACACGGGGCTGGCCCGCTGGATTGGGACGCAGGTTGAGGTGTTGGCCGGCTGGCCGCCGCTTTTGATGGTGCTGCTGGCGACAGGGCTCATGGTATTTCTGACAGAGATCACCAGCAATACGGCGGTGACTGCGGCCTTTCTGCCGGTTCTGGCTTCAGCGGCTGTAGGGTTAGGGCAGGATCCGTTACTGCTGGCCGTGCCGGCCACGCTGGGGGCCAGTTGTGCCTTCATGTTGCCGGTGGCTACGCCGCCCAATGCAGTGGTGTACAGCACCGGGCGCATTTCGATGACCGAGATGGTAAGGGTCGGCTTCTGGCTGAATCTTATATTTATCGGCCTGTTGACGCTGCTGGCCTTCACGCTGCTTCCGCTGGTTCTCGGGGTGCAGCCGGGTGTGGTCCCTCTCTGGGCGCAACCGTGA
- a CDS encoding ferritin-like domain-containing protein: protein MHGVEKVPQVFEKPMRSRTDVRRNPIGLPRPVVEQLLPHLDAFQASLWVLYHQYHKHHWLVEGATYTTLARFFQGCYRQVHEGLDRIAERITLLGGVPTCHPEVLVKRSFLAHEPEGVYTVEVMLQHDLRAERELCIQLRGSIALALELNEHGTRRLLEEVLQAAEARATQLAHLLGNHAITE, encoded by the coding sequence ATGCACGGGGTTGAAAAGGTGCCGCAGGTCTTCGAAAAACCGATGCGCTCCCGTACGGACGTGCGGAGGAATCCAATAGGTTTACCACGGCCGGTTGTTGAACAGCTGCTGCCTCATCTGGACGCCTTTCAGGCATCGCTCTGGGTGCTTTATCATCAGTATCACAAGCATCACTGGCTGGTTGAGGGAGCGACCTACACCACGCTGGCTCGCTTCTTTCAGGGGTGCTACAGGCAGGTGCATGAGGGGCTGGATCGTATTGCCGAGCGCATTACGTTGCTGGGCGGGGTGCCTACCTGTCACCCGGAGGTGCTGGTAAAACGGTCGTTTTTAGCCCATGAGCCGGAGGGTGTCTATACGGTGGAGGTGATGTTGCAGCATGATCTGCGGGCCGAGCGGGAGCTGTGCATTCAGCTACGGGGCAGCATCGCACTGGCGCTGGAATTGAATGAACATGGTACGCGGCGTCTGCTGGAAGAAGTGTTGCAGGCGGCCGAGGCGCGGGCCACACAGCTGGCCCACTTACTGGGCAATCACGCTATAACGGAATGA